In Asanoa sp. WMMD1127, one genomic interval encodes:
- a CDS encoding SIS domain-containing protein, translating to MDTPVGGAAGLRGQRIADEALLDNQEAMAENDPGGMLRMTASAGAQVRESAALAAEVNLSALEDDGQPRAVVIAGAGTAARTGEILAMAAGPRSRAPVIAHRSAGVPGWVGAADVVIAISASGHSPEALAAADAAARRGARLVGIGAPDSELQSVVERARAPFIPVPRRAPARASLWALTVPVLLAARTLGLVKVNEADFAETATRLDADAERCRPSAESFVNPAKSLALGLAGSVPIVWGSSPLATVAARRFADTLSANARYPVVAGALGEAGRGRVGLLDGVFGGLVESDRDIFADPFDDEDGQQSSRLRVVLLRDGGLNADDDTDEPLAVEERRADAIQTLAERRGVRCDVITAEGGSSLERLASLVAVPDFASVYLALAHGLDPMAVPAVSEMKELSNP from the coding sequence ATGGACACCCCCGTGGGTGGCGCCGCCGGCCTGCGTGGCCAGCGGATCGCCGACGAGGCACTCCTGGACAACCAGGAGGCCATGGCCGAAAACGACCCGGGCGGCATGCTGCGGATGACGGCGTCCGCCGGCGCCCAGGTCCGTGAGTCCGCCGCCCTGGCGGCCGAGGTCAACCTGTCCGCGCTCGAAGACGACGGGCAGCCGCGTGCCGTCGTGATCGCCGGCGCCGGCACCGCGGCCCGCACCGGCGAGATCCTCGCGATGGCCGCCGGTCCGCGGTCCCGCGCGCCCGTTATCGCCCACCGCAGCGCCGGCGTACCCGGCTGGGTGGGCGCGGCCGACGTGGTGATCGCGATCAGCGCGTCCGGCCACAGCCCTGAGGCGCTGGCGGCCGCCGACGCCGCTGCCCGACGCGGGGCCCGCCTGGTTGGCATCGGTGCGCCCGACTCCGAGCTCCAGTCGGTGGTCGAGCGGGCCCGTGCCCCGTTCATCCCGGTTCCGCGCCGTGCGCCGGCCCGGGCCAGCCTGTGGGCGCTGACGGTTCCGGTGCTGCTGGCCGCCCGCACGCTCGGGCTCGTCAAGGTCAACGAGGCCGACTTCGCGGAGACCGCGACCCGGCTCGACGCCGACGCCGAGCGGTGCCGGCCGAGCGCCGAGTCGTTCGTCAACCCCGCGAAGTCCCTCGCGCTGGGGCTCGCCGGCTCCGTGCCGATCGTCTGGGGCTCGTCGCCGCTGGCGACCGTTGCGGCCCGGCGGTTCGCCGACACGCTGTCGGCCAACGCGCGCTACCCCGTGGTGGCCGGCGCGCTCGGTGAGGCCGGGCGTGGCCGGGTCGGCCTGCTCGACGGCGTGTTCGGCGGCCTGGTGGAGTCCGACCGCGACATCTTCGCCGACCCGTTCGACGACGAAGACGGGCAACAGTCGAGCCGACTACGCGTCGTGCTGCTGCGCGACGGCGGGCTCAACGCCGACGACGACACCGACGAGCCGTTGGCGGTGGAGGAGCGGCGGGCTGACGCGATCCAGACCCTGGCCGAGCGGCGCGGTGTGCGCTGCGACGTGATCACGGCCGAGGGCGGCTCGTCGCTGGAGCGGTTGGCGTCCCTCGTCGCCGTGCCCGACTTCGCCTCGGTCTATCTCGCTCTGGCCCATGGTCTCGATCCGATGGCGGTCCCCGCCGTCTCCGAGATGAAGGAGCTTTCGAACCCATGA
- the manA gene encoding mannose-6-phosphate isomerase, class I produces the protein MEPLDSPIRDYAWGSRTVLARLQGRTAPTTGPEAELWVGAHPAAPSTLDGEDGPVSLAETIAAAPIGWLGVDAVTRFGPRLPFLLKFLAADAPLSLQAHPDLDRARERFAAGDTNYVDANHKPELLVAIEPFDALCGFRDPQRSADALEALGGEPLRPVVDHLRRGELADAVELLLTWPGKGADLVKLVTGAQPGERFADDLALVRRLAQHYPSDPGVLVALLLNPVRLEPADAVWMPAGNLHSYLSGAGVEIMAASDNVLRGGLTPKRVDVGELLQVLRFEVLDDPVVKAVEVAPGVSTWPVPVDDFALHRVTRPTELRLNGPALALCTAGEITIGDSTGVVSLTPGKAAVGPAGAGPLMIAGAGEAYVASLGQ, from the coding sequence GTGGAACCACTCGACAGCCCGATTCGCGACTATGCCTGGGGTTCGCGCACCGTGCTCGCCCGGTTGCAGGGGCGCACGGCACCGACCACCGGGCCGGAGGCCGAGCTGTGGGTCGGCGCCCACCCCGCCGCTCCATCGACATTGGACGGTGAGGACGGCCCGGTGAGCCTGGCCGAGACGATCGCGGCCGCGCCGATCGGGTGGCTGGGCGTCGACGCGGTGACCCGGTTCGGGCCCCGGCTTCCGTTTCTCCTCAAGTTCCTCGCCGCCGACGCCCCGCTCTCGCTGCAGGCCCACCCCGATCTCGACCGGGCCCGGGAGCGGTTCGCGGCCGGCGACACCAACTACGTCGACGCCAACCACAAGCCGGAGCTGCTCGTCGCAATCGAGCCGTTCGACGCCCTGTGCGGCTTTCGCGACCCGCAGCGCTCGGCCGACGCGCTGGAGGCCCTCGGGGGCGAGCCGCTCCGACCGGTCGTCGACCACCTGCGCCGGGGCGAGCTCGCCGACGCCGTCGAGCTGCTGCTGACCTGGCCCGGCAAGGGCGCTGACCTGGTCAAACTCGTCACCGGCGCACAACCTGGCGAAAGGTTCGCCGACGATCTCGCCCTCGTGCGCCGGCTCGCTCAGCACTACCCGTCCGACCCCGGTGTGCTGGTCGCGCTCCTGCTCAACCCCGTCCGCCTCGAGCCCGCCGACGCCGTGTGGATGCCCGCCGGCAACCTGCACTCGTACCTCTCCGGCGCCGGGGTCGAGATCATGGCCGCCAGCGACAACGTCCTGCGCGGCGGCCTCACCCCGAAGCGGGTCGACGTCGGCGAGTTGCTCCAGGTGCTCCGCTTCGAGGTGCTCGACGACCCGGTCGTCAAGGCCGTCGAGGTCGCGCCAGGCGTCTCCACGTGGCCCGTACCCGTCGACGACTTCGCCCTGCACCGGGTCACCCGGCCCACCGAACTGCGCCTGAACGGCCCCGCACTCGCCCTCTGCACCGCCGGAGAGATCACCATCGGGGACTCCACCGGCGTGGTCTCGCTCACTCCGGGCAAAGCGGCGGTCGGCCCCGCCGGCGCCGGACCCCTCATGATCGCCGGCGCTGGTGAGGCCTACGTCGCCTCCCTTGGTCAGTAA
- a CDS encoding cation diffusion facilitator family transporter, with product MSAEGGTKAIVAALSANLGIAVTKFLAFVLTGSSSMLAEAIHSVADSGNQVLLLLGGRRSKRKATPEHPFGYGRERYIYAFIVSIILFSVGGLFALYEAWHKWQDPHGFDSWQWVPVTVLVVAIGLESYSLRTAIRESNPLRAKASWVSFVRRAKAPELPVVLLEDVGALFGLVFALFGVSMTLATHNGRWDAVGTAMIGLLLVAIAVILALETKSLLVGEGASPENVQAIEKSLVGEGIDRIIHMKTLHLGPEELLVAAKIAVMPDASAEDVAREINAAEARVREAVPIARVIYLEPDIFSRRAAQAGNGSAAETAEGITTH from the coding sequence ATGAGTGCCGAAGGCGGCACCAAGGCCATCGTCGCGGCCCTCAGTGCCAACCTCGGCATCGCGGTCACGAAGTTCCTGGCGTTCGTTCTCACCGGCTCCTCGTCGATGCTCGCCGAGGCGATCCACTCGGTCGCCGACTCGGGCAACCAGGTGCTGCTCCTGCTCGGCGGCCGCCGGTCCAAGCGGAAGGCGACGCCCGAACATCCCTTCGGGTACGGGCGTGAGCGCTACATCTACGCGTTCATCGTCTCGATCATCCTGTTCAGCGTCGGTGGCCTCTTCGCCCTTTACGAGGCCTGGCACAAGTGGCAGGACCCGCACGGCTTCGACAGCTGGCAGTGGGTGCCGGTCACCGTGCTGGTCGTCGCGATCGGGCTCGAGTCCTACTCGCTGCGTACCGCCATCCGCGAATCCAACCCACTGCGGGCCAAGGCGTCCTGGGTCTCGTTCGTCCGGCGGGCGAAGGCGCCCGAGCTGCCGGTCGTGCTGCTCGAAGACGTCGGCGCGCTGTTCGGCCTGGTGTTCGCGCTGTTCGGCGTCTCGATGACGCTGGCCACCCACAACGGTCGGTGGGACGCGGTCGGCACCGCGATGATCGGCCTGCTGCTGGTCGCGATCGCGGTCATCCTGGCCCTCGAGACCAAGAGCCTGCTGGTGGGCGAGGGTGCCAGCCCGGAAAACGTCCAGGCGATCGAGAAGTCGCTGGTCGGCGAGGGTATCGACCGCATCATCCACATGAAGACCCTGCACCTGGGCCCCGAGGAGCTCCTCGTGGCGGCCAAGATCGCAGTCATGCCGGACGCCTCCGCTGAGGACGTGGCCCGCGAGATCAACGCGGCCGAGGCCCGGGTACGCGAGGCGGTGCCTATCGCCCGCGTGATCTACCTCGAGCCGGACATCTTCAGCCGCCGGGCGGCACAGGCCGGGAACGGGTCCGCCGCCGAAACCGCCGAAGGCATCACGACCCACTGA
- a CDS encoding Trm112 family protein, giving the protein MALDQQLLDILACPDTHHAPLTYDAEAQTLTCTECRRVFEIRDDIPILLLDEARPPAPAAGEGQAS; this is encoded by the coding sequence ATGGCCCTGGATCAGCAGCTGTTGGACATTCTCGCCTGTCCTGACACGCACCACGCGCCGCTCACCTACGACGCGGAGGCGCAGACGCTGACCTGCACCGAGTGCCGCCGGGTGTTCGAGATCCGCGACGACATCCCGATCCTCCTTCTCGACGAGGCGCGCCCGCCGGCGCCGGCCGCGGGCGAGGGGCAGGCCAGCTGA
- a CDS encoding phosphomannomutase/phosphoglucomutase: MSDLSQIVKAYDIRGVVPDQWDKRAAEALGAGFAQFLRSSHPDSASVVIAHDMRASSPGLAAAFARGVLSEGLDVVEAGLGSTDMLYFAAGSMGMPGAMFTASHNPAQYNGIKLCLAGAKPIGQDSGLREIQANAQAILDGAAPAPTPVTSDVRPEQRDVLIDYARYLRELVDLRGIRPLKIVVDAGNGMGGYTVPAVLGDQLLDSLPLTIVPLYFELDGSFPNHEANPLEPKNLIDLQHAVVQHGADLGLAFDGDADRCFVIDERGEPVSPSAITALVAARELAKHPGDTVIHNLITSSAVPEIIAENGGTPVRSRVGHSFIKAEMARTNAVFGGEHSAHYYFREFWFADTGMLAAMHVLAALGGQPEPLSQLGGEFERYVASGEINSTVQDQKAKQQEVRAAYPDAVVDELDGLTLTFPDGAWLNLRASNTEPLLRLNVEAPTATRMAELRDAVLGLIRR, translated from the coding sequence TTGTCCGACCTGTCCCAGATCGTCAAGGCCTACGACATCCGCGGTGTCGTCCCGGATCAGTGGGACAAGCGGGCTGCCGAAGCACTCGGCGCGGGCTTCGCCCAGTTCCTGCGGTCGAGCCACCCCGACTCCGCCAGCGTCGTCATCGCCCACGACATGCGCGCGTCGTCGCCGGGGTTGGCGGCCGCCTTCGCCCGCGGCGTACTCAGCGAAGGTCTTGACGTCGTCGAGGCCGGCCTGGGCTCCACCGACATGCTCTACTTCGCCGCCGGCTCGATGGGCATGCCCGGCGCGATGTTCACGGCCAGCCACAATCCGGCGCAATACAACGGCATCAAGCTGTGCCTCGCCGGCGCGAAGCCGATCGGCCAGGATTCCGGCCTCCGCGAGATCCAGGCCAACGCGCAGGCGATCCTCGACGGCGCGGCGCCGGCGCCCACACCGGTGACTTCCGATGTACGGCCCGAGCAGCGCGACGTGCTCATCGACTACGCCCGTTACCTGCGCGAGCTGGTCGACCTGCGCGGCATCCGCCCGCTCAAGATCGTGGTCGACGCGGGCAACGGCATGGGTGGCTACACGGTCCCGGCGGTGCTGGGCGACCAGCTGCTCGACTCGCTGCCCCTCACGATCGTCCCGCTCTATTTCGAGCTCGACGGCTCGTTTCCCAACCACGAGGCCAACCCGCTGGAGCCGAAGAACCTGATCGACCTCCAGCACGCCGTCGTGCAGCACGGCGCCGACCTCGGGCTCGCCTTCGACGGTGACGCCGACCGGTGCTTCGTGATCGACGAGCGCGGCGAGCCGGTCAGCCCGAGCGCGATCACCGCGCTGGTCGCCGCCCGCGAGCTGGCCAAGCACCCCGGCGACACGGTCATCCACAACCTGATCACGTCGAGCGCCGTACCCGAGATCATTGCGGAAAACGGCGGCACGCCCGTGCGCAGCCGGGTTGGGCACTCGTTCATCAAGGCGGAGATGGCGCGCACCAACGCCGTCTTCGGCGGTGAGCACTCGGCGCACTACTACTTCCGCGAGTTCTGGTTCGCCGACACCGGCATGCTCGCCGCGATGCACGTGCTGGCCGCGCTCGGTGGGCAGCCCGAGCCGCTGTCCCAGCTGGGCGGCGAGTTCGAGCGCTACGTCGCGTCCGGCGAGATCAACTCGACGGTGCAGGACCAGAAGGCGAAGCAGCAGGAGGTACGCGCGGCGTACCCGGACGCGGTCGTCGACGAGCTGGACGGACTGACGCTGACCTTCCCGGACGGCGCCTGGCTCAACCTACGCGCGTCCAACACCGAGCCGCTGCTGCGACTCAACGTCGAGGCGCCGACCGCTACGCGCATGGCGGAACTGCGCGACGCGGTGCTCGGCCTCATCCGCCGTTAA